A window of the Bradyrhizobium ottawaense genome harbors these coding sequences:
- the tlpA gene encoding thiol:disulfide interchange protein TlpA → MTNDMPDLPTPRPAASRRIPLAIGAVAVGALIGFAAVYGFGAFKRGPAGDSACNGAVDLARKIAPLAQGEVAALTMATTPLRLPDLAFEDADGKPKKLSDWRGKTVLVNLWATWCVPCRKEMPALDSLQTKLGGKDFEVVAINIDTRDAEKPKNFLKDGNLAGLSYFSDQKAKVFQDLKNIGKALGMPTSVLVDGQGCEIANIAGPAEWASDDAIKLIKAAVQPAKAGF, encoded by the coding sequence ATGACAAACGATATGCCCGATTTGCCCACCCCCCGCCCGGCCGCCTCGCGCCGGATCCCGCTCGCCATCGGCGCGGTCGCGGTCGGGGCACTGATCGGTTTTGCCGCGGTCTACGGCTTCGGCGCCTTCAAACGCGGCCCGGCCGGCGATTCCGCCTGCAACGGGGCCGTCGACCTCGCCCGCAAGATCGCGCCGCTGGCGCAGGGTGAAGTGGCGGCGCTGACCATGGCAACCACCCCGCTGCGGCTGCCCGACCTCGCCTTCGAGGATGCCGACGGCAAGCCCAAAAAGCTGTCGGACTGGCGCGGCAAGACGGTGCTGGTGAACCTGTGGGCGACCTGGTGCGTGCCCTGCCGCAAGGAAATGCCGGCGCTGGACAGCCTGCAGACCAAGCTCGGGGGCAAGGATTTCGAGGTGGTCGCCATCAACATCGACACCCGCGACGCCGAAAAGCCGAAAAACTTCCTGAAAGACGGCAACCTGGCCGGACTCAGCTATTTCAGCGACCAGAAAGCCAAGGTTTTTCAGGATCTTAAGAACATAGGCAAGGCGCTGGGGATGCCGACCTCGGTGCTGGTCGACGGCCAGGGCTGCGAGATCGCCAACATTGCCGGTCCGGCCGAATGGGCCAGCGACGACGCCATCAAGCTGATCAAGGCCGCCGTGCAGCCGGCCAAGGCGGGGTTTTAG